The genomic interval CCTGATGCCGGGTCTGACGAAGCCACGTTGGCGTGAGGGGACAAGATGCAGTTAATAGTGGTAAGCGGTCGTTCGGGCTCCGGTAAGACGGTGGCCCTGAGGGTGCTGGAGGATCTGGGTTACTACTGCGTGGATAACCTGCCGGTCAACCTGCTGCCCCAGCTGATCGTCTCGGTGGAGAGCCAGTATGACAAGCTGGCGGTCAGCATAGACGTGCGCAACCTGCCGACCCAGCCAGACAAGCTGGACAACCTGCTGACCCAGGTGCGCAACGAGGGGCGGGTGGAGTTCTCCAGCTTCTTCTTCGATGCGGACAACGGGACCCTGCTCAAGCGCTATGGCGAGAGCCGCCGGCTGCACCCCCTGTCTCGCAAACAGCTGTCGCTGGATGAGGCGATTCGGGAAGAGACTCACCTGCTGGCGCCCCTCTCCTCGACCGCCGATCTGCGCATCGATACCACCAACCTCAGCATTCACGACCTCAGCGAGCTCATCAAGACCCGGGTGCTCGGCAAGAAAGAGAACGAGCTGGTGCTGGTGTTCGAGTCGTTCGGCTTCAAATACGGCATCCCCAAGGATGCGGACTTCGTGTTCGATGCCCGTTTCCTGCCCAACCCCCACTGGATCCCGGAGCTCAAGCCCTTTACCGGTCAGGATGAGCCA from Aeromonas rivipollensis carries:
- the rapZ gene encoding RNase adapter RapZ; translation: MQLIVVSGRSGSGKTVALRVLEDLGYYCVDNLPVNLLPQLIVSVESQYDKLAVSIDVRNLPTQPDKLDNLLTQVRNEGRVEFSSFFFDADNGTLLKRYGESRRLHPLSRKQLSLDEAIREETHLLAPLSSTADLRIDTTNLSIHDLSELIKTRVLGKKENELVLVFESFGFKYGIPKDADFVFDARFLPNPHWIPELKPFTGQDEPVANYLSAQADVMLFIQQIENMLVTWLPHLERNNRSYVTVGIGCTGGQHRSVFIAERLASTFRLLGKNVQIRHRTLDKRSPQA